A genomic region of Bactrocera dorsalis isolate Fly_Bdor chromosome 3, ASM2337382v1, whole genome shotgun sequence contains the following coding sequences:
- the LOC105233410 gene encoding LOW QUALITY PROTEIN: protein kinase C, eye isozyme (The sequence of the model RefSeq protein was modified relative to this genomic sequence to represent the inferred CDS: inserted 2 bases in 1 codon) produces MAAAAPAAAAAAPAGAAAAGVNIAEIAGEANVMNYMKNRLRKGAMKRKGLMIINGHKFAVRFFKQPTYCGHCKDFIWGFGKQGYQCEDCRFNIHQKCCNFVVFKCPGKETDIDADCSKVKHKWESTTYTTPTFCDDCGMLLHGVAHQGVKCENCNLNVHHTCKEKMPPLCGADINELRGKCLLYVELKGNTLMVEIKEATNLIPMDTNGLSDPYIAIALHPDRSGKTKKKTKTIQKCLSPVYNEKFTFDLTPQDRDKRLLIEVWDWDRTSRNDFMGSFSFSLEEIQKEPIDGWYKFLSQVEGECYNIPCSDPINDIARLRDEVRTDKKSDNKRRMDNKDMPHNMSKRDMIRAADFNFIKVLGKGSFGKVLLAERRGTDELYAVKVLRKDVIIQTDDMELPMTEKQVLALSGKPPFLVSLHSCFQTMDRLFFVMDYXGYLMCHMQIYGRFKESVAIFYATEIAITLFFLHEHHIIYRDLKLDNVLLDGEGHVKLADFGLSKEGIEERDSTRTFCGTNVYMAPEILNYEPYNHTVDWWSFGVLIYEMLAGQNPFEGEDEESTFKNIKDKKAVFPKHFSQEAMDVLTGFLAKKPNNRLGAGRYARSEVTTHPFFRNIDWEKAEAKEMEPPIVPKIKHRKDISNFDKAFITEKTDLTPTDKLFMMNLDQNDFIGFSYMNPEFITII; encoded by the exons ATGGCAGCTGCAGCACCGGCCGCAGCCGCTGCAGCACCAGCTGGAGCAGCGGCAGCTGGCGTGAATATAGCCGAAATCGCTGGCGAGGCGAATGTGATGAACTACATGAAGAATCGCTTGCGTAAGGGCGCAATGAAGCGGAAGGGACTCATGATAATAAATGGACATAAATTCGCGGTGCGCTTCTTCAAGCAACCGACCTATTGTGGGCACTGCAAGGACTTTATTTG GGGCTTCGGCAAGCAAGGCTATCAGTGTGAAG ATTGTCGCTTCAATATTCATCAGAAATGCTgcaattttgtggtttttaagTGCCCCGGCAAGGAGACCGACATTGATGCTGATTGCTCGAAAGTGAAGCATAAATGGGAATCGACCACATACACGACGCCGACATTTTGCGATGATTGCGGCATGCTGCTGCATGGTGTCGCCCATCAGGGCGTCAAGTGCGAGA ATTGCAATTTGAATGTGCATCACACTTGCAAGGAGAAGATGCCGCCGCTTTGTGGCGCTGATATTAATGAACTGCGCGGCAAATGTTTGTTGTATGTGGAGCTTAAGGGCAACACGCTGATGGTGGAGA TCAAAGAGGCCACCAATCTGATACCTATGGATACCAATGGCTTGAGTGATCCGTATATTGCTATTGCTTTACATCCAGATCGTAGcggtaaaacaaaaaagaagactAAAACTATACAGAAGTGCTTGAGCCCGGTGTATAACGAGAAATTTACTTT TGACCTGACGCCACAAGATCGCGATAAGCGTTTACTGATCGAGGTTTGGGATTGGGATCGTACCTCGCGTAACGACTTCATGGGCTCGTTCTCATTCAGTTTAGAGGAGATACAGAAG GAACCCATCGATGGCTGGTACAAGTTTCTCTCGCAGGTTGAGGGCGAATGCTATAATATACCATGCTCGGATCCGATCAACGATATAGCGCGTTTGCGTGACGAAGTGCGG ACGGATAAAAAATCGGATAACAAGCGTCGCATGGACAACAAGGACATGCCACACAACATGAGCAAACGTGATATGATACGTGCGGCAGACTTTAATTTCATCAAAGTGCTCGGCAAGGGTTCGTTCGGTAAAGTGCTGCTGGCCGAACGACGTGGTACTGATGAACTCTATGCTGTGAAAGTGTTACGTAAAGATGTCATAATACAAACAGATGATATGGAATTGCCTATGACTGAGAAGCAGGTGTTGGCGCTCTCAGGTAAACCACCGTTTTTGGTCTCACTACACTCGTGCTTTCAAACTATG GATCGCTTGTTCTTCGTTATGGACTA TGGTTATCTAATGTGTCACATGCAGATCTATGGACGTTTCAAGGAATCTGTGGCTAT CTTCTATGCCACAGAAATTGCAATTACTTTATTCTTTCTACACGAACACCATATAATTTATCGTGATCTCAAGCTGGATAATGTGCTGTTGGATGGTGAGGGTCATGTAAAGCTTGCCGACTTTGGTTTGAGTAAGGAAGGCATTGAAGAACGTGATTCTACCAGAACTTTCTGTGGTACGAATGTCTACATGGCGCCAGAG ATACTAAACTATGAACCCTATAACCACACCGTCGATTGGTGGTCTTTCGGTGTCTTGATTTACGAAATGTTGGCGGGCCAAAATCCCTTTGAGGGTGAGGATGAGGAGAGCACgttcaaaaatatcaaagatAAGAAAGCAGTCTTTCCGAAGCACTTCTCGCAAGAGGCTATGGATGTGCTAACTGGC TTCCTTGCTAAGAAGCCAAACAATCGCTTGGGTGCCGGACGCTATGCGCGTTCTGAAGTTACCACACATCCATTCTTTAGGAATATTGACTGGGAGAAGGCGGAAGCTAAAGAAATGGAGCCACCTATTGTGCCAAAAATT aAACATCGCAAGGACATTTCGAATTTTGATAAAGCTTTCATAACTGAGAAAACGGACTTAACACCAACCGATAAGTTATTTATGATGAACTTGGATCAGAATGACTTTATAGGTTTCTCTTATATGAATCCGGAATTTATCactataatataa